Part of the Triticum urartu cultivar G1812 chromosome 2, Tu2.1, whole genome shotgun sequence genome, gcatgttcctttatcctaacagggaaagttggtttctcaatataagcaataggaacaactggatcaacattataaataatagtttcCTCTTTAGCTAGTACCGGTTctatttcttctttaataggtgggtgatatttgaaccacttatccttagggagatcaacattgtagtaaatgattcacaaaaagaggctactatctcagagtcaagtccaaatttagtgctaaacttttgaaaagcatcgatATTCATAAAaggtttaacacaatcatactcaAACTTAATACCTAACTCTTTACCTTCgttgagttcccaatcttcaaagttgcgtttaattctttccaatagatccaccagaattcaatagtcttcttcataaaagaaccagcacgagaagtatcaagcatggatcgatcattatgagaaagccgagcataaaaattctggataataatttctcttgagagctcatgattggggcatgaatgtaACATTGACTTTAGCCTctcccaagctagagcgatactttctccttcacgaggccaaaagtTATATATGGAATTccaatcacgatgaacaagatgcatatgacaatttttttgtgaaactccaatttcaatcgattccaattctaagatccaatatcatcgcatagcctataccatgccaatgattttcccttcaaagataaggGGAGAACCTTTTTCttaacttcatctccgggtaaacctacaagcttaaacaatccacaaatttttccacatatatcaagtgcatatcaggatgttcagttccatctcctgcataaggattagctagcagttgttctatcatacctgaaggaatttcatattcaatattttcagtaggtgcagtaggttgagggctAGCTAATTGTTGTTCTGGACGAGGTGAaaataccccgaacaaacccctcaaaggattgttttccatagtagcaagtgataaatttcagcacactatataaatgtttccttaccaaattccacttaccaaaggcgcttcactcacCGGCAACGACGCCcaaaaatagccttgatgacccacaagtataggggatcaaatgtagctcttttcgataagtaagagtgtcaaacccaacgaggagcggaaggaaatgacaagtggttttcagcaaggtaatgtctgcaagtgctgaaattgtaagtaacagagtagttggatagcaagataatttgtaacgagcaagtaacgataatagtagcaaagtgcagcaagatagcccaatccttttgaggcaaaggacatcccaaaacggtctcttatagtaagcaaagcgttcttgagggtacacgggaatttcatctactcactttcatcatgttgatttgattcgtgttcactactttgataatttgatatgtgggtggaccggtgcttaggtgttgttcttacttgaacaaacctcctacttatgattaaccccctcgcaagcattcgcaaccacgagaaaagtattaagaataaattctaaccatagcattaaacttttggatccaatcggtcccttacggaatagcgcataaactagggtttaagattctgtcactctcgcaacccatcatctaataactactccataatgcattcccttaggcccaaatatggtgaagtgtcatgtagtcgacgttcacatgacaccgctaaggaaatcacaacatacatactatcaaaatatcgaacacatatcaaattcacatgattacttgcaacaggatttctcccgtgacctcaggaacagaagtaactactcacaaatgataatcatgctcaagatcagaggggtattaaatagcatattggatctgaacatataatcttccaccaaataaaccatatagtaatcaactacagtatgtaatcaacactactagtcacccacaagcaccaatctatagttccggtacaaagattgaacacaagagatgaactagggtttgagataagatggtgctgtgaagatgttgatggagattgccctccccaagatgggagagttgctggtgatgatgatgacgatggtttccccctccgggagggaagttcccccgacggaatcgttccgccggagggcaaaagtgctcctacccaagttccgcatcgagacggcggcgctccatcccgaatgtcctctatttatttttctatgtcaaaatgacttatataaaccagaagatgggcaccggaggtgggcctgggtgagcataacccaccagggcgcgcctgggctccctggcatgcccaggtgggttgtgcccacctggtgggccccctctagtacttatttgctccaatattcttcatatattccataaaaattctccgtaaagtttcagcttgtttggagttatgcagaataggtagccttgtgtgtaccttgcatattatgagagagaatgcattagaattattccaaaaggcattattatgcataaaaacatcataaataacagtaggaaaacatgatgcaaaatggacgtatcacttgTTCTCTTCAAACTTGTCGTATAGTCTTTAGAACTTGTTTCTTCATGAGTTGAACTTGTTTCTTCATGTGGTGAAAGTTGTTGGCCGTCCTCAACTTGTTTCTtcatgttcttacttgaacaaacctcctacttatgattaaccccctcgcaagcattcgcaaccacgagaaaagtattaagaataaattctaaccatagcattaaacttttggatccaatcggtcccttacggaatagcgcataaactagggtctTCCCTTAGAGGGGCCTTGTATCCATGGAGGATCTTCCCTTAGAGGGGCCCTGTAGCCACTAGGGATCTTCCCTTAGAGGGGCCTTGtatccactagggatcttctcACATGGAGGTCTTGATCTCCATGGGATAGGTAGGTAAGGAGCAAAGCTCTCTAGTTCATCTTatatactttgctaaccctaataAGAGGAAGGGGATGGCCTATATATAGTCTAGGGCGAGGttgggaggatagagagagagagagggagagagagagagagaggggttaCATGGCCTCTTGGCCCGTGGCTGCGTGCACATGCGTCAGTTGTCTAGTCAGACGAGGATGTCCGACCGTTTGTGAGGAGCCGGATATCCGACCGTTCGTGAGGAGTCGGATGTCCAGCCGGGTGGCCGATTGATTCACACTGGTTCTAGACATTCAGGGCCGAATTCCTAGGAGGCGCCAGATGTCTCGCTAGTCGATGGGGCGCCAGGTGTCCAGCCGTTGTAGCTCCGTCGGGCACCGTCCCGTGGCGCTTGGCTTTGACTTAGGGTCGCCGAAAATCCAGGGAGGGACCGGATGTCCGGTCGTTGTAGCATTTCAGGGACCTCACTTGATGTGCCTCTTGGTCCGCATCCGTGGTGACTAGTTCTTCCTTCCGAGTGTCTCCGATGTTATCTTCTTGATACCTAAGCACACATAGCATCTCCACTTGAGGtggtagccatgtctcatgtgaaTCAAAGGGAAGCTCAATAAGGAGAGAGGTAACCTCGGTTCTGAGAGCTCTTGTACGTGCTCTAGTCATTGGTCCTCTTGGTTATTGGGATGATGATGGCAAGTTaatggggatgaccgtaggatgctccgcatcacacTTGGTCCTTGTCCCCACAACACCGTCCGAGGAGTCCGAGGCAAATGGCAGCAATCCGCAAGGCCACAGATGCAACGACTGCGGTGGCGCGTCCGAGATTGAGGGATGGTGTGCCCGTCATGAGAGGGATAAGGCGCACCATGCCATAGAGGGCAATGAGGAGGATGCATGGATCCCGATGAAGCAACAAGCATGAGCGACCTATCCCCTCGTGGTCAAGCGAGCCCTGACTGTTGTGCCCTTGTTGGCCTTCCCCCAAAAGAGGATGAGAACATGTCCGCTGCTGCCTCCAACACATCCACCTCCAGCATCGAGCATATCCGCCTCGACCCCTATGTAATATTCGAGCGCTGCTTCCATGACAAAGAGGACAAGGACGACCGTCGATGAACTTCCCCTATCGCCTATCTATAGTCTTACTTTAGTTATGATGAACTAGTAGAACATGCCATCATTTTTGGTTGTCTGATGAACTACCCCTATGCTATGTTTGAACTATGTATGAACTAAGTGCTATCGAATGAAAGTACGTGTGTTGATCTACGATGCATGCTTGTGTATGAATTTGGGGGTTTGAATATGAGGGAGATGGCCGTAGACACGGACATCGTCTATGCGCGTCATGGGCGTCCGTGGACATATAGGGGCCCAAATTAACTATGTGtggttggagatgctcttagaatCCAAGTCCTGAGATTTAAAAGGTTGCTCTTCTCATTAAATGCATATATAAAGCAGGGAAAATTCGGTTTGTGCCACTAGTAAACTCGGATATTCGGTTCAATCCACTGAAAATTTATGACTTCGGTATGTACCACTAGCACTTGCGTGGAAATTAGCTAGATGCCCATGTGTGTCGTCTACATGAATTTTCCACTCATCAAGTTGCCGTCTCCGTTGGCCTATTTCCTCCTCTATGGGACCCACCAATTGTGATGACAATCGCACGGGCGAAGAGACTCGGTTGACCATTCCTACCGCTATGGGTGATGAGGAGACTCGGTTGAGCCTTCATCAGCTATGGGCCTACATGCATGTCGTCCAATGAGGAACCACGGTTGCGGCTAGCCGATGCTTtctgttgacaccagattttggcatggttGAAAATGTAATTAAGAATGTCTCAAATGGAAAAGTGCTCAAAGTGAGGAAGTTCCGTACCGTCAAAAGAAgaaactttgatatttgggccataaccatccggtctcatctctaaggcTGAAGTTATGTTCAAATTACTgagattttgtattcagaacactattcggctGATTACACCCCCCAAGATGGCCTCATATGAGAAAATTTTCTACACGAATTGTCTTCGTCTCATCGAAACCGTCGATTTTGATATAACAATCGTCctaatccgagttcatatgcaaaagttagagccatCCGAATACAGCCTATCACGAGCCAAAagtggcgcgccccaccagacacCCTGTTTGATGGGTAGCGCGAATAATAGCCTATTTTGCGCGAGCAATTTTACCCTCAAGATGACCTCTGatcaaaaaatgttcaacatcaaagttgttcgtctcgtcgaaatggtcaaaattgcttttgggctcgtttcCATCCGAGGTCGTTTACCACCTCAAAAATTACCCGCAAgatgcagccagtttaaaccgaacagttttgaaAAGTTCAGGCAAAATCAATCAGAATTTGATTAGagttttggacgtgaatccaagtcttttccttgcacgggaagtccagccgcctcttatatacctaagggGTAACGGCCGATTAAACAACATACAATCGAACAAATAATCTACactttttatcttttatcttttctccttaaccctagttcttcttcttcctcgtttttcgttcgttcttcttgttgcagggcggcgaatctcgaggccctaggggcgatcagtTCGACCTAGGACAGCCCATAGCCGTcgcgcgccctgacggggtccaTCCCGaacgtgtggggtttcgggtctatAAAAGCATCCGCCGGATTGCCTGCGTACCGCGTTTTCGGATGGGTCTCCTTCAAcatgagctgcggtgcatcaccctcggcgttgAAGGTACACgatgacgtgttcgtgtgcgaacacttTCACACGGTGGTTTCTGATGTCATGCGACTGTTTCTGACAGCGCTTGACTTCCCCACGCGCGCAACGCCATCCTAATTCCGTGCATGCACACATGCGGTCTCCAACGCTATAAAAATCATGTCGTTTGGTTATCACACGCCCCATGATCCTCTCCTCCTTCCCTAATCCATCAGACAACGCCATGCCGCATCGTCGCGCCGTCGGCGCACAAGAAGGCAAGGAAGAAGGTCGCCCTGCCAAGGCCGTGACCCACGGGGTCTGATCAGACTTGGACATGATCAAAGCGGCGAATGCTACAAGCGCTGAGGAGGAAGTGGAGAAGCACGCACCGAGCCTTGGAGGTCATGGTCAGTTGGGCCATCGCTCCAAGACCGACAAGAACCTTCTCCGTTGGCGGGAGGAATTGGCAGCCTCCACCGTCCCGGGCCGCCCACGCGAGCAGGAGTAGCTAAGTTTTTATTCCGCTAAAAAAAGCTAAGTTTTTATAAATAGTAATTTGTGTACTTTAATTAGTTACGTCTAGCGAAAAATTGCGACTTGCAAGAAACAAACTAACATGCTCTTGTTTATTCACACAAGTGAcgatttttcatattttcatactAAAATTAATTTGTGCATTGTACATCACAGAAATAGACCATGTATGGATTTTTTTTGTTAAAAAAAAGAACAGGAGCCGTTTTGTCCTTGCATGACTGCCTAGTGGGCTACAGTGCTCCAGATACAATAGTTTGGGGTCTCGCAATTTAGTTTGGAGTACATTTAGTTTCTGGTGTCCAATACGGGATTCATTCCATTGACAATGGCTTGGCTTGAGATAAGACTTTCTTTCATGTGCACAATTCGAGCCCAGAGCTCACTGGAGTACAATCAAATCGAGTAAATGAGGAGTAAATTACACAGCAATCAGGCATATAACATACTCATGTGAAATGACTCACGGGCAGGTTTATGCTTTTGAAGTTCCTCCATGTTCCCTCTCAACATGCTCCACTAGTAACACCGGATCTTGAAATCCCTTGCTACATTTGGGGCAAGCATCAATCGTCACTTTGCCACGGCTCGGTTGCGAGTTGTTCCCATGGGATTTCTCGGCGTGCTCGATTAGGGCCCCAACAGTGGAAAACCTTGCTGGACACTGAACACATTGCTCCACGAGGCCACCACCACTGCTGCTCGGGGTGACCCCATCCTTAGCCTTCTGGACGGCTTCGCTGGTGGCAATGCTCAGTTTCTGCATTCCTGCTTCTGCCGATGATCTGAAACTTGATGCTGCATTCAAAAGGCTGGAGCTCCACcaggaagaaccactgccactgCTGTTTGCGCGTGGTTCAACTTTCTGACTTCTTCTTAGCATGTTGGCAAAGGGGAAGGTAGGTTCCGGTTTTCTTGGGCCCGGGCACTTGTGATCAGGACCAAATCTGTGCTTGAGGCAGTGCTCTTTGCTACAATCTTTGCACATGATTGTGTTCGAAAATGTCAGCTGTTCTCTGCACCCAGGAACTGGGCATTTCTTTTTCTTTGTTGCTCTCTGGTAATTTGATGGATCACAATCAGTATTAACATGAGACTCCCAGGTGATGTTTGCATCTTCATTTGGATTCAGGCGAACTCCTTTAGCACATAGTGGGCAGACGACGACAGTGACATCCTTGTTATTAGCCTTTGGACACTTATGTGATGTATAACTTCGGTGCTGAAGGCAAAAGACCTGAACAATCATACAATAGCCATATTAGCACAATGGTTGGCTGCACTCAGTGATGACAGAACTGTTTAGACTTAAGGTGCCCGTGCATTTTAAAAGGCAAATAATTTCAGAATGCAAAATAAATTGAATTTCCATAAGAATAAATACTACGCATTCTGTAAAAAAAATCGAATACAATTAACTCAGCAAAAAACTCCATTCTTCACAAATTACTATACATGACTACCATCCTCAATGCAAATGTGCAATCTTATATTTATATTAAGAAAGTCAGGAAGTGCAGAAGGACTGAACACATTTTGGGTGGAAAGAAAAGGATTATTTATCTCTTATATTTAGTCAGTATTCGAAATTCTGCCACACTTCAAAATTTGTAGACAAATACTTCAGGTAAGCATCGCCAGGGTAATATATAGGGACTGCATGTTGCAATGAGAAtcaaaaggggggggggggggggggggggggggtcaggGGGTGCAACTGAAAACAACACTTGGGACTTGGGTGCTACTGCGGTTATGAATACAACTTTCATCATCAATGCCACCCATACGTGTAAATTGAAAACATATCACTCCTAGTCGATTAagcttcttttcctttttccctCTGTTTCCAGTTTGGTTAGAGTCCAACATTTCTTGATACACCAATAGTTGCTTCTTATTAAGTGCAGTAATGCATCAAGTAGTGTGCTTCAGGACACTATTGAAAATATAATATTTCCTTAATTTTAAAAAAGGCTAGCTCTCATGAAATACATAATCcctccgtcccacaatataagatTGCTTTTCAAGCTACCATAGCTTAAAAAAtgatcttatattatgggacggaagGAGTATTTTATACTTAAACCATGCACACATGTTTGCCTGTTGTTTCTTCAATGATATGCTTTACAAAAGGTTCCTTCTACTTTAGTATATGACAATGGCAGTTACGAACTTAGATCAAGTAGGTTTTACATTCGAGTCCAGAAACATGTGTCCATAAACTAACAACCTAGCACAACGGACTTGAAAATAAATGTTTCAATCAACCAAAGCATTCTTTCGGCATCTCCCAAAAGTTCATGCAGAGCATGTCACTATTGATGAAATACTAAGCAGTTAGCAGTGAC contains:
- the LOC125536563 gene encoding zinc finger AN1 and C2H2 domain-containing stress-associated protein 16-like, producing the protein MGTPEFPDLGRHCSVGDCHQIDFLPFTCDRCDFVFCLQHRSYTSHKCPKANNKDVTVVVCPLCAKGVRLNPNEDANITWESHVNTDCDPSNYQRATKKKKCPVPGCREQLTFSNTIMCKDCSKEHCLKHRFGPDHKCPGPRKPEPTFPFANMLRRSQKVEPRANSSGSGSSWWSSSLLNAASSFRSSAEAGMQKLSIATSEAVQKAKDGVTPSSSGGGLVEQCVQCPARFSTVGALIEHAEKSHGNNSQPSRGKVTIDACPKCSKGFQDPVLLVEHVEREHGGTSKA